The following proteins are co-located in the Pseudomonas fluorescens genome:
- a CDS encoding DUF481 domain-containing protein: MLSRTLLCLAVFSASTPLLADTVWLKNGDRLTGKIKVFDGGKLLIQTSYAGAIPVDWKQVKTLESDQELLVKQDAYSGEKAKSLKAAEDGKVVLANGEAPKTVDLASIQQIIKPKPVIEDLVWKGNVDLALDYKRADKDTNDYDVDFKTSARHGQWRHTAKGEYNREFQDDVTTTDNWALEYDLDRFITEHWFWQGRLTYKRDEVEDLSRQRTVGTGPGYQFWDDELGAFSLGSLVNRTDYQYADGGKTNFYSLAMKWSYNRYLVGKTVEFFTNGELGKPLAGPSEYSLDAEMGLRYKVTEWASLNLKAERDIINGESQSSLDKTRYTAGFGVAW, translated from the coding sequence ATGTTGTCCAGAACCCTGCTGTGCCTTGCTGTTTTCAGCGCCTCCACGCCCTTGCTCGCCGACACTGTCTGGTTGAAAAACGGTGACCGCCTGACCGGCAAGATCAAAGTCTTCGACGGTGGCAAGCTGCTGATTCAGACCAGCTACGCGGGGGCGATTCCGGTGGATTGGAAACAAGTCAAAACCCTGGAAAGTGATCAGGAGCTGCTGGTCAAGCAGGACGCCTACAGCGGTGAGAAAGCCAAGTCTCTGAAAGCGGCGGAGGACGGCAAGGTCGTTCTCGCCAATGGTGAGGCGCCCAAGACCGTGGACTTGGCCAGCATCCAGCAAATCATCAAGCCCAAGCCGGTCATCGAAGACCTGGTGTGGAAGGGCAACGTCGACCTGGCGCTGGACTACAAACGCGCCGACAAAGACACCAACGACTACGACGTCGACTTCAAGACCTCGGCCCGTCACGGCCAGTGGCGCCATACCGCGAAGGGTGAATACAACCGCGAATTCCAGGATGACGTGACCACCACCGATAACTGGGCGCTGGAATATGACTTGGACCGCTTTATTACCGAGCATTGGTTCTGGCAGGGCCGACTGACTTACAAACGCGACGAAGTGGAAGACTTGTCCCGCCAACGCACCGTCGGTACCGGCCCTGGCTACCAGTTCTGGGACGATGAGCTGGGCGCGTTCTCCCTCGGTTCGCTGGTTAACCGCACGGATTATCAATATGCCGACGGCGGCAAGACCAACTTCTATTCCCTGGCCATGAAGTGGAGCTACAACCGCTACCTGGTGGGCAAGACCGTGGAGTTCTTCACCAATGGTGAGTTGGGCAAACCACTAGCCGGGCCGTCCGAATACTCCCTGGATGCAGAAATGGGGCTGCGTTACAAAGTCACTGAATGGGCTTCGCTCAACCTCAAGGCTGAGCGCGACATCATCAATGGCGAATCCCAGAGCAGCCTGGACAAGACCCGCTACACCGCCGGGTTCGGCGTGGCCTGGTAA
- the dinB gene encoding DNA polymerase IV, giving the protein MTQRKIIHVDCDCFYAAIEMRDDPSLAQKPLAVGGSADRRGVIATCNYEARAYGVRSAMSSRHALKLCPDLTIVKPRMDAYKEASKEIQTIFRDYTDLIEPLSLDEAYLDVSDSPHFGGSATRIAQDIRRRVSNQLHITVSAGVAPNKFLAKIASDWKKPNGLFVITPDQIEDFVSQLPVNKLHGVGKVTADKLARLGIEDCLQLREWNKLSLVREFGSFGERLWSLARGIDDRVVQNDSRRQSISVENTYDVDLPDLSSCLAKLPELMETLAGRMARIDSSYRAGKPFVKVKFHDFTQTTLEQAGAGRDLESYQQLLSQAFNRGGKPVRLLGIGVRLLDLSSGNEQLQFPW; this is encoded by the coding sequence ATGACGCAGCGCAAAATCATCCACGTCGACTGTGATTGCTTCTACGCCGCCATCGAGATGCGCGACGACCCGAGCCTGGCACAAAAGCCTCTGGCGGTCGGCGGCTCGGCGGATAGACGAGGGGTGATCGCAACCTGCAACTACGAGGCGCGGGCGTATGGCGTTCGCTCGGCCATGTCGTCGCGCCACGCCTTGAAGCTGTGCCCGGACCTGACCATCGTCAAGCCGCGCATGGATGCTTATAAAGAAGCGTCCAAGGAAATCCAGACGATCTTTCGTGATTACACCGACCTGATCGAGCCACTGTCGCTGGACGAAGCCTATCTTGATGTCTCCGACAGCCCGCATTTTGGCGGCAGCGCCACACGTATCGCTCAGGATATTCGCCGTCGTGTCTCCAACCAGTTGCACATCACCGTGTCTGCGGGCGTTGCGCCCAACAAGTTTTTAGCCAAGATCGCCAGCGACTGGAAAAAGCCCAACGGCCTGTTTGTGATTACGCCGGATCAGATCGAGGACTTTGTCTCCCAGTTGCCGGTGAACAAATTGCACGGCGTCGGCAAGGTCACGGCCGATAAGCTGGCGCGCCTGGGCATTGAAGACTGCCTGCAATTACGCGAGTGGAACAAGCTGTCACTGGTGCGCGAATTCGGCAGCTTTGGCGAGCGGCTTTGGAGCCTGGCCCGTGGGATTGATGACCGCGTGGTGCAGAACGACAGCCGCCGGCAATCTATCAGTGTGGAAAATACCTACGATGTAGATCTGCCGGATCTCTCAAGTTGTTTGGCGAAACTTCCCGAGCTGATGGAAACCCTGGCCGGGCGCATGGCGCGCATCGACAGCAGTTACCGCGCGGGCAAGCCGTTCGTCAAAGTGAAGTTTCATGACTTTACCCAGACCACGCTGGAGCAGGCCGGGGCAGGGCGGGACCTGGAAAGTTATCAACAGCTGTTGAGCCAGGCGTTCAATCGCGGCGGCAAGCCGGTGCGTTTGTTGGGGATTGGGGTGCGGTTGCTGGACCTGAGCAGCGGCAACGAGCAGCTTCAATTTCCCTGGTAG
- a CDS encoding virulence factor family protein — protein sequence MIRRSWRYVLAFVVLLALIAGGGFWFWNRPAPQPTLEQLPQADGTVMTRVTPHGSAKARVAVAVMADETLTDSQLIALSQGGAAQIVQVILPKDDCKLQEQALQSALSQLKGPATLVSGIGPGAALAWRWLAAQNDDKANAISVGFTLVQETCKDPLPKTSAHGNWLVAWNDNPDDESASFVRDTPRATTSISDYDIHYPQVLNNELRKQLVGSDNGGLAIPVVEVPAGQAKDTVTLFLSGDGGWRDLDRDVAGEMAKIGYPVVGIDTLRYYWQHKTPEQSAKDLTELMQHYRQKWGTKRFVLTGYSFGADVLPAIYNRMPENEQQRVDAIILLAFARTGSFEIEVEGWLGNAGKEAATGPEMAKLPADKVVCIYGAEEVNESGCTDKTAVGEAVKLPGGHHFDENYPALAQRLVDIIVKHQAKDKAE from the coding sequence ATGATTCGACGCTCCTGGCGGTATGTATTGGCCTTTGTAGTGCTGCTCGCCCTGATCGCAGGCGGCGGCTTTTGGTTCTGGAACCGCCCTGCTCCGCAACCGACCCTGGAACAACTGCCACAGGCTGATGGCACGGTCATGACTCGCGTGACCCCCCACGGCTCGGCAAAAGCCCGTGTGGCGGTCGCGGTGATGGCCGATGAAACCCTGACCGACAGCCAGCTGATTGCCCTGAGCCAAGGCGGTGCTGCACAAATCGTTCAAGTGATCCTGCCCAAGGATGACTGCAAGTTGCAGGAACAAGCCCTGCAGAGCGCCCTGAGCCAGCTTAAAGGCCCGGCGACCCTGGTCAGCGGCATCGGCCCTGGCGCTGCGCTCGCCTGGCGCTGGTTGGCGGCACAGAACGATGACAAAGCCAACGCCATCTCCGTCGGCTTCACCCTGGTACAGGAAACTTGCAAGGACCCGCTGCCGAAGACCTCCGCCCATGGCAACTGGCTGGTGGCCTGGAACGACAACCCCGACGATGAAAGCGCCAGTTTCGTGCGCGACACCCCGCGCGCAACCACCAGCATCAGCGACTACGACATTCACTACCCGCAAGTACTGAACAACGAACTGCGCAAGCAGTTGGTCGGTTCGGACAACGGCGGCCTGGCGATTCCCGTGGTCGAAGTCCCGGCTGGCCAAGCCAAGGACACCGTCACCCTGTTCCTCTCCGGTGACGGTGGCTGGCGTGACCTGGACCGCGACGTGGCGGGTGAAATGGCCAAGATCGGCTACCCGGTGGTCGGCATCGACACACTGCGCTACTACTGGCAGCACAAGACCCCGGAACAAAGCGCCAAGGACCTCACCGAGCTGATGCAGCATTACCGGCAGAAGTGGGGCACCAAGCGTTTCGTACTGACCGGCTACTCGTTCGGCGCCGACGTACTGCCCGCCATCTACAACCGCATGCCGGAGAACGAACAGCAGCGTGTCGACGCAATCATCCTGCTCGCCTTCGCACGCACCGGCAGCTTTGAAATCGAAGTGGAAGGCTGGTTGGGCAACGCCGGCAAAGAGGCCGCTACCGGCCCGGAAATGGCCAAGCTGCCGGCTGACAAAGTGGTGTGCATCTACGGTGCCGAAGAAGTCAACGAGAGTGGCTGCACCGACAAGACCGCGGTGGGCGAAGCGGTGAAGCTGCCGGGCGGTCATCACTTTGATGAGAACTACCCGGCACTGGCCCAGCGTTTGGTGGACATCATCGTCAAGCACCAGGCCAAGGATAAAGCCGAGTAA
- a CDS encoding MGMT family protein produces the protein MPTANLPADPPQSPADMRRTALYLTLAQVPEGCVVSYGELAHLAGLGRAARWVGRTLSQLPEDTRLPWHRVLGAGGRISLPVGSASGDEQRARLRSEGVSILNNRVDIQRHGWRPVEHSG, from the coding sequence ATGCCCACAGCGAATTTACCTGCCGATCCCCCCCAAAGCCCGGCCGACATGCGGCGCACGGCGTTGTACCTGACCTTGGCGCAAGTGCCCGAAGGTTGCGTGGTGAGTTATGGCGAGTTGGCGCACCTGGCCGGCCTGGGCCGCGCCGCGCGCTGGGTCGGGCGTACGCTCAGCCAACTGCCCGAGGACACCCGGTTACCCTGGCACCGGGTTTTGGGTGCCGGTGGTCGGATAAGTCTGCCGGTGGGCAGTGCATCAGGCGATGAACAACGTGCGCGTTTACGCAGCGAAGGCGTCAGTATCCTGAACAATCGCGTTGATATTCAGCGTCATGGCTGGCGCCCGGTAGAGCACAGCGGTTAG
- a CDS encoding proline--tRNA ligase translates to MRTSQYLLATQKETPSDAVVISHQLMLRAGMIRKLASGLYTWLPMGLKVMRKVEAIVREEMNAAGSLEVLMPSTQPAELWQESGRWEEYGPELLRFKDRHGRDFCAGPTHEEVITDLMRNELSSYKQLPLNLYQIQTKFRDEIRPRFGLMRGREFIMKDAYSFHADQASLQVTYDRMHTAYCNVFTRLGLKFRPVEADNGSIGGAGSHEFHVLAESGEDDIVFSNGSDYAANIEKAEAVPRETSRPAPSEELRLVDTPETKTIAALVEKFNLPIEKTIKTLIVRAEEEGKLIALVIRGDHELNEIKAAQQPGVASPLVMATDAELRDAIGAGAGSLGPLNLPLPIIIDRSVELMSDFGIGANIDDKHYFGVNWERDLPVPTVADLRNVVAGDPSPDGKGTLEIKRGIEVGHIFQLGNKYSKAMKCEVLGENGKPITLEMGCYGIGVSRVVAAAIEQNNDEKGIIWSDALAPFQVALVPLRYETEQVREATDKLYAELTAAGFEVLLDDRDKKTSPGIKFADMELIGIPHRIVVSDRGLADGNLEYKSRTEAEAQPLPVADVLSFLQARIRR, encoded by the coding sequence ATGCGTACCAGTCAATATTTGCTCGCCACACAGAAAGAAACGCCTTCCGACGCGGTCGTGATCAGCCATCAGCTGATGCTGCGCGCGGGCATGATCCGCAAACTGGCCTCCGGCCTGTACACCTGGCTGCCCATGGGCTTGAAGGTGATGCGCAAGGTCGAAGCGATCGTTCGCGAAGAAATGAACGCCGCCGGCTCTCTGGAAGTGTTGATGCCAAGTACCCAACCGGCTGAGTTGTGGCAGGAATCCGGGCGCTGGGAAGAGTACGGCCCTGAGTTGTTGCGCTTCAAGGACCGTCATGGCCGTGATTTCTGCGCCGGCCCGACCCACGAAGAAGTCATCACCGACCTGATGCGCAACGAGCTGAGCAGCTACAAACAGCTGCCGCTGAACCTGTATCAGATCCAGACCAAATTCCGTGACGAAATCCGCCCACGCTTCGGCTTGATGCGTGGCCGCGAATTCATCATGAAGGACGCCTATTCGTTCCACGCAGACCAAGCGTCGCTGCAGGTCACCTACGACCGCATGCACACCGCCTACTGCAACGTGTTTACCCGCCTGGGCCTGAAATTCCGCCCGGTTGAAGCAGACAACGGCTCCATCGGTGGCGCCGGCTCCCACGAGTTCCATGTACTGGCCGAGTCCGGCGAAGACGATATCGTGTTCAGCAACGGCTCCGACTACGCGGCGAACATCGAAAAAGCCGAAGCCGTACCGCGCGAAACGTCCCGCCCTGCGCCAAGCGAAGAGCTGCGCCTGGTCGATACGCCAGAAACCAAGACCATCGCGGCCCTGGTGGAAAAATTCAATCTGCCGATTGAAAAGACCATCAAGACCCTGATCGTGCGCGCCGAAGAAGAAGGCAAGCTGATCGCCCTGGTCATTCGTGGCGACCACGAGCTCAACGAAATCAAGGCAGCCCAGCAGCCAGGCGTTGCCAGCCCGCTGGTCATGGCCACCGACGCTGAGCTGCGTGACGCCATCGGCGCCGGTGCCGGCTCCCTGGGCCCGCTGAACCTGCCGCTGCCGATCATCATCGACCGCTCGGTCGAGCTGATGAGCGACTTCGGTATCGGCGCGAACATCGACGACAAGCACTACTTCGGCGTGAACTGGGAGCGTGACCTGCCGGTGCCGACCGTGGCCGACCTGCGTAACGTGGTAGCCGGTGACCCAAGCCCGGATGGCAAGGGCACCCTGGAAATCAAGCGCGGCATTGAAGTCGGGCACATCTTCCAGCTGGGCAACAAGTACAGCAAGGCGATGAAGTGCGAAGTGCTGGGCGAGAACGGCAAGCCGATCACCCTGGAAATGGGGTGCTACGGCATTGGCGTGTCCCGTGTGGTTGCCGCTGCGATCGAGCAGAACAACGACGAGAAAGGCATCATCTGGAGCGACGCCCTGGCACCGTTCCAGGTTGCCCTGGTACCGCTGCGCTATGAAACCGAGCAAGTACGCGAAGCCACCGACAAACTGTATGCCGAACTGACGGCCGCCGGTTTTGAAGTGTTGCTCGATGACCGGGACAAGAAAACCAGCCCGGGCATCAAGTTCGCCGACATGGAACTGATTGGCATCCCGCACCGGATCGTGGTCAGTGACCGCGGCCTGGCCGATGGCAATCTGGAATACAAGAGCCGGACCGAAGCCGAAGCCCAACCGTTGCCGGTGGCTGACGTGCTGTCTTTCCTTCAGGCGCGTATTCGTCGCTGA
- a CDS encoding AmpG family muropeptide MFS transporter, translating to MPRKTWRAALAAYASPSTLVLLLLGFAAGLPYMLVFSTLSVWLREAGVARETIGYASLIGLAYAFKWVWSPLLDQWRLPLLGKLGRRRSWLVLAQTLVILGLIGMGFCDPQKHLSWLIAIAVIVAFASATQDIAVDAYRLEIADDSRQAALAASYMSGYRIAALLATAGALFFAEGFGSTGFNYKHSAWTGTYVLFGVLMIPALLTTFFMREPDVPLRTQLQAGRYSFAHQLISVFVLIVLLVSVPAMFTQLYNTDFASVLFHGVSLWELLMEDRAFLRAILYIILTTLCLSAMGRRGLAPVLTPINDFILRYRWQALLLLGLIATYRMSDTVMGVMANVFYIDQGFTKDQIAGVSKIFGLIMTLLGAGMGGLLIVRFGILPILFIGGVCSAATNLLFVMLADMGPDLQMLIFTISLDNFSSGLATSAFVAYLSSLTNLKFSATQYALLSSIMLLLPRLIGGYSGVMVEKFGYHNFFIITCLLGVPTLFLIALHWFQESRRARLSPSQED from the coding sequence ATGCCCCGTAAAACCTGGCGCGCCGCGCTCGCCGCCTATGCCAGCCCCTCGACGTTAGTGCTGTTGTTGCTCGGCTTTGCCGCCGGCTTGCCTTACATGTTGGTGTTTTCGACGCTTTCTGTGTGGTTGCGCGAGGCCGGCGTGGCCCGCGAGACCATCGGCTATGCGAGCCTGATCGGCCTGGCCTATGCCTTTAAATGGGTCTGGTCGCCGCTGCTCGACCAATGGCGCCTGCCGCTGCTCGGTAAACTCGGACGTCGTCGTTCCTGGCTGGTACTTGCCCAAACGCTGGTGATCCTCGGGTTGATCGGCATGGGTTTCTGCGACCCACAGAAACACCTGTCCTGGCTGATCGCTATTGCCGTCATTGTTGCTTTCGCCTCGGCCACCCAAGACATCGCGGTAGACGCTTATCGCCTGGAAATTGCCGATGACAGCCGCCAGGCCGCTCTGGCCGCCAGCTACATGTCCGGTTATCGCATCGCCGCCCTGCTGGCTACGGCCGGTGCGTTGTTCTTTGCCGAAGGCTTCGGTTCGACCGGCTTCAACTATAAGCACTCGGCTTGGACCGGCACTTATGTGCTGTTCGGCGTGCTGATGATCCCGGCACTGCTGACCACCTTCTTCATGCGTGAACCCGATGTGCCACTGCGCACCCAGTTGCAGGCCGGCCGCTACAGCTTCGCGCACCAATTGATCTCGGTGTTCGTGCTGATCGTACTGCTGGTGTCGGTCCCCGCGATGTTCACCCAGCTGTACAACACGGATTTCGCCAGTGTGCTGTTCCACGGCGTGAGCCTGTGGGAGCTGCTGATGGAAGACCGCGCCTTCCTGCGCGCCATCCTGTACATCATCCTCACGACCCTGTGCCTCTCAGCCATGGGCCGGCGTGGCTTGGCGCCGGTGCTGACGCCGATCAATGATTTTATCCTGCGCTACCGCTGGCAGGCGCTGCTGCTGCTCGGGCTGATTGCGACCTATCGCATGTCCGATACGGTGATGGGCGTGATGGCCAACGTGTTCTACATCGACCAGGGCTTTACCAAGGACCAGATTGCGGGGGTCAGCAAGATCTTCGGCCTGATCATGACCCTGCTCGGCGCCGGTATGGGCGGCCTGCTGATTGTGCGGTTCGGTATCCTGCCGATCCTGTTCATCGGCGGCGTATGCTCGGCGGCGACCAACCTGTTGTTCGTGATGCTCGCCGACATGGGCCCGGACCTGCAGATGCTGATTTTCACGATTTCCCTGGATAACTTCAGCTCGGGCCTGGCCACTTCGGCGTTTGTCGCCTACCTGTCGAGCCTGACCAACCTCAAGTTCTCTGCCACCCAATATGCGTTGCTCAGCTCCATCATGCTGCTGCTGCCGCGTCTGATTGGTGGCTATTCGGGCGTGATGGTCGAGAAGTTCGGTTACCACAACTTCTTCATCATCACCTGCCTGCTGGGTGTGCCGACGCTGTTCCTGATTGCCTTGCACTGGTTTCAGGAAAGTCGGCGGGCTCGTTTGAGCCCTTCACAGGAAGACTGA
- the mprF gene encoding bifunctional lysylphosphatidylglycerol flippase/synthetase MprF codes for MRANSSEPQDTVTAEQPITPTRLRWLDLLSKYRQPIGLAVTLLLFAIALIACRHLLLELDLYALHDSILEVPKPALLGAFAAAVAGFIILLGYEFSGARYAGVQLPAKTLALGGFTAFAIGNAIGLSMLSGGSVRYRLYARHGIGASEVAHMTVFASLALGTALPPLAALATLSNLPAASTYLHLSQGLLGSIAGAVLLLSVALCIGIYRRRLPEQPYPDNLLVKAGRRTLRLPGRRLTFLQLIITALDVAAAATVLYMLLPEAPPFGPFLLVYLLALAAGVLSHVPGGVGVFEAILLAAFADKLGAAPLAAALLLYRMIYVVLPLLIACVFLLVNEAQRLFQTQQSLRVASGLAAPVLAVLVFLSGVVLLFSGATPEIDTRLENIGFLIPHRLIDASHFGASLIGVLCLLLAQGLRRRLSAAWMLTMVLLLTGALLSLLKGFDWEEASLMIMTAVLLAIFRRSFYRASRLTELPFSPLYLVASVCVLGASIWLLLFAYQDVPYSHQLWWQFTLDANAPRGLRSLLGAAVLLVIVSLTWLLRTARPVIHLPTPDELARASKILMASSQPDGGLALTGDKALLFHPNDEAFLMYARRGRSLVALYDPIGPTQPRAEMIWQFRDLCDIHHARPVFYQVRAENLPYYMDIGLTAIKLGEEARVDLKRFDLEAKGKEMKDLRYTWNRGTRDGLSLEICEPGQAPMDELKVISDAWLTGKNVREKGFSLGRFSDDYLKHFRIAIIRFEGRPVAFANLLETYNHDLASLDLMRAHPDAPKLTMEFMMVGLIQHYKNHDYARFSLGMVPLSGLQPRRGAPLTQRLGSMVFRRGEQLYNFQGLRRFKDKFQPDWEPRYMAVPAGLDPLVALADTAALIAGGLTGLVKR; via the coding sequence ATGCGCGCCAACTCGTCTGAACCACAAGACACCGTCACAGCGGAACAACCGATTACTCCCACCCGTTTGCGTTGGCTGGATCTGTTGAGCAAATACCGTCAACCCATCGGGCTGGCCGTCACTCTATTGCTGTTCGCAATTGCCCTGATCGCCTGCCGACACCTGTTGTTGGAACTGGACCTGTACGCACTCCACGACTCGATCCTGGAGGTGCCCAAGCCGGCACTGCTGGGCGCGTTTGCGGCGGCGGTCGCCGGTTTCATCATTCTGTTGGGTTATGAGTTTTCCGGCGCCCGTTATGCCGGGGTGCAACTGCCTGCCAAGACCTTGGCCCTGGGTGGTTTCACCGCCTTTGCGATTGGCAATGCCATAGGCCTGTCGATGCTTTCCGGCGGCTCGGTGCGTTACCGCTTATATGCACGCCATGGCATCGGGGCATCGGAAGTTGCCCACATGACCGTATTCGCCAGTCTGGCCCTGGGCACTGCCCTGCCGCCGCTGGCCGCACTGGCCACGCTGAGTAACTTGCCGGCGGCGTCCACCTACCTGCATTTGTCGCAAGGTTTGCTCGGCAGCATTGCTGGCGCGGTCCTGCTGTTGTCGGTCGCACTGTGCATCGGCATTTATCGTCGCCGCCTGCCGGAACAACCTTACCCGGACAACCTGCTGGTCAAGGCGGGGCGCCGCACGCTGCGCCTGCCGGGCCGGCGCCTGACCTTCCTGCAGTTGATCATCACCGCACTCGACGTGGCAGCTGCCGCCACGGTCCTCTATATGTTGCTGCCGGAAGCACCGCCGTTCGGTCCCTTCCTGCTGGTGTATCTGTTGGCCCTGGCCGCGGGCGTACTCAGCCATGTGCCGGGCGGTGTGGGTGTATTCGAAGCGATTCTGCTCGCCGCCTTCGCCGACAAGCTCGGTGCCGCGCCATTGGCCGCCGCCCTGTTGCTGTACCGGATGATCTACGTGGTCCTGCCACTGCTGATCGCCTGCGTGTTCCTGCTGGTCAACGAAGCTCAGCGCCTGTTCCAGACCCAGCAGAGCCTGCGGGTTGCATCCGGCCTGGCCGCGCCCGTGCTGGCCGTACTGGTTTTTTTGTCAGGCGTGGTCCTGCTGTTTTCCGGCGCAACGCCGGAAATCGACACACGCCTGGAAAACATCGGCTTTCTGATTCCCCACCGCCTGATTGATGCCTCGCACTTTGGCGCCAGCCTGATCGGCGTGCTGTGCCTGTTGCTCGCCCAGGGCCTGCGTCGGCGTTTGTCGGCTGCGTGGATGCTGACCATGGTGCTGCTGCTGACCGGCGCCCTGCTCTCGCTGCTCAAAGGCTTTGACTGGGAAGAAGCCAGCCTGATGATCATGACGGCGGTGCTGCTGGCGATCTTCCGTCGCTCGTTCTACCGCGCGAGCCGCCTCACCGAGTTGCCGTTCTCGCCGTTGTACCTGGTGGCCAGCGTTTGCGTGCTGGGCGCCTCGATCTGGCTGCTGCTGTTTGCCTATCAAGACGTGCCGTACAGCCATCAACTGTGGTGGCAGTTCACCCTGGATGCCAACGCCCCTCGCGGCCTGCGCTCATTGCTCGGTGCGGCTGTGTTGCTGGTGATCGTCTCGTTGACCTGGCTGCTGCGCACTGCGCGACCAGTGATCCACCTGCCGACACCCGACGAACTGGCGCGCGCCAGCAAGATTCTGATGGCCTCGTCCCAACCCGACGGCGGCCTGGCGCTGACCGGCGACAAGGCGTTGCTGTTCCACCCTAACGACGAAGCCTTCCTGATGTACGCCCGCCGTGGGCGCAGCCTGGTGGCCTTGTATGACCCGATCGGCCCGACGCAACCCCGCGCCGAGATGATCTGGCAGTTCCGCGACCTGTGCGACATCCATCACGCCCGCCCGGTGTTCTACCAGGTCCGCGCCGAGAACCTGCCGTACTACATGGATATCGGCCTCACCGCGATCAAGCTGGGCGAAGAAGCCCGCGTCGACCTGAAACGCTTTGACCTGGAAGCCAAGGGCAAAGAGATGAAGGATTTGCGCTACACCTGGAACCGCGGCACCCGGGACGGCTTGTCCCTGGAGATCTGCGAACCGGGCCAGGCGCCGATGGATGAACTCAAAGTCATCTCGGATGCCTGGCTGACCGGCAAGAACGTCCGGGAAAAAGGCTTTTCCCTGGGCCGTTTCAGCGACGACTACCTCAAGCACTTTCGCATCGCGATCATTCGCTTCGAAGGGCGCCCGGTGGCCTTCGCCAACCTGCTCGAGACCTACAACCATGACCTGGCCAGTCTCGACCTGATGCGTGCGCACCCGGACGCACCGAAGCTGACCATGGAGTTTATGATGGTCGGCCTGATTCAACATTATAAGAACCACGACTACGCCCGCTTCAGCCTCGGCATGGTGCCGTTGTCGGGCCTGCAACCACGCCGTGGCGCCCCGCTGACCCAACGCCTGGGCTCAATGGTGTTCCGCCGTGGCGAGCAACTGTATAACTTCCAAGGTTTGCGCCGCTTCAAAGACAAGTTCCAGCCTGACTGGGAACCCCGTTACATGGCCGTGCCCGCAGGACTTGATCCGCTGGTGGCACTGGCCGATACCGCCGCCCTGATTGCGGGCGGCTTGACTGGATTGGTGAAACGCTGA